In one Nitrospira sp. CR1.1 genomic region, the following are encoded:
- a CDS encoding DUF1566 domain-containing protein: protein MPTVWTLCRMSACLFLLWAGFPPGHLHAEEGATRFILQFDGEAVKDQKSGLVWEREPDYVFDVWDRSVARCATKTVGGRQGWRAPSIDEIATLVDLEQQDPSLPAGHPFRNIKSGIYWTATPHPKDEIVAWQQSFFSGQAVTDQKSGMRRLWCVLGDARK from the coding sequence ATGCCTACCGTGTGGACGCTCTGCCGGATGTCTGCTTGTCTGTTCCTTCTTTGGGCCGGTTTCCCGCCGGGTCACCTCCATGCCGAAGAGGGCGCCACGCGGTTCATCCTGCAGTTCGACGGCGAAGCGGTGAAAGACCAGAAATCCGGCTTAGTCTGGGAGCGTGAGCCGGATTACGTCTTCGATGTGTGGGATCGCTCCGTCGCGCGTTGCGCCACGAAAACCGTGGGTGGCCGGCAAGGGTGGCGTGCGCCGAGCATCGACGAAATCGCGACATTGGTCGATCTTGAGCAACAGGATCCTTCGCTACCGGCAGGCCATCCCTTTCGCAATATCAAGTCCGGCATCTACTGGACCGCCACACCCCATCCGAAAGACGAGATTGTCGCCTGGCAGCAGAGTTTCTTTTCCGGTCAGGCTGTGACCGATCAGAAATCCGGCATGCGGCGATTGTGGTGTGTGCTGGGAGACGCGCGCAAATAA
- a CDS encoding formate hydrogenlyase has product MQLIIHIVLVVVQLSLLLALSPFVVGLIRKVKARLQCRRGASLFQPYADLAKLFRKQPVISSTTSWIFTAAPYIVFASTVAAGLLMPVFVSHTPLNFAGNIIALVYLLALGTFFLILAGLDAGSAFGGMGSSREAIVATLAEPAMMLSILSIALTAGSTNLSTIVHQSALMEGVVVAPPAHLMALAALFIVTLAETGRVPVDNPATHLELTMIHEAMLLEYSGRYLALMEWAAGIKLLVFLTLIVNVFAPWGIATSLAPSAIAVGLLVYLVKVAALAIVIGVIESMFAKLRLFRVPEMLGAAFILALLALVFFYTLKG; this is encoded by the coding sequence ATGCAGTTGATCATCCACATCGTGCTGGTCGTCGTTCAGCTCTCGCTGTTGTTGGCCCTCTCTCCGTTTGTCGTCGGTCTGATCCGAAAGGTCAAGGCACGCCTGCAGTGCCGCCGCGGGGCGAGTCTTTTTCAGCCCTACGCCGATCTGGCCAAGCTGTTCCGGAAGCAGCCCGTCATCTCTTCGACGACCTCTTGGATTTTTACTGCGGCGCCGTACATTGTCTTTGCCTCGACCGTAGCGGCGGGGCTGTTGATGCCGGTATTCGTCTCGCACACGCCGCTCAATTTCGCCGGGAACATCATTGCGCTCGTCTATCTACTGGCCTTGGGGACGTTCTTCCTGATCCTGGCGGGGCTCGATGCGGGATCGGCGTTCGGAGGGATGGGCAGCAGCCGCGAGGCGATTGTCGCGACGCTGGCCGAACCGGCGATGATGCTGTCCATCCTGTCCATTGCGCTGACGGCCGGCTCCACGAATTTGAGCACCATCGTGCATCAGTCCGCGTTGATGGAAGGGGTCGTCGTGGCCCCGCCTGCGCATTTGATGGCGCTGGCCGCTCTGTTCATCGTGACGCTGGCGGAAACCGGTCGTGTCCCGGTGGACAATCCTGCCACGCACCTGGAACTGACGATGATCCACGAGGCCATGTTGCTCGAGTATTCCGGCCGCTACCTGGCGTTGATGGAATGGGCGGCCGGCATCAAGTTGCTGGTGTTCCTGACCTTGATCGTGAATGTTTTCGCCCCCTGGGGCATTGCCACGAGTCTGGCGCCGTCGGCCATCGCCGTGGGTCTCCTGGTGTATCTCGTGAAAGTCGCGGCGCTGGCCATTGTCATCGGCGTGATCGAATCGATGTTCGCGAAGCTGCGATTGTTCCGGGTGCCGGAAATGCTGGGGGCGGCGTTTATTCTGGCCCTGTTGGCACTGGTGTTCTTCTATACGTTGAAAGGGTAA
- a CDS encoding insulinase family protein yields MRRVIREVERGILMRKPMGRMSCVAMVLMLLLQVTVGWAADLATENPRTMRFPTVEFNPPDAERLVLDNGMVVYLLEDHELPLVTINATLRTGSWLDPAEKVGLAGMTGAAMRTGGSATMSPDEVDEELEQLAATISIGFSKESGSASLDVLKKDLKRGLQIFADLLRRPAFEQSRVELAKLQALEGIRRRQDSPGSIVGREFAKLLYGPTHPSARETSVRSIDSITREDLAAFHQQTVHPNGIILGVTGDFEKAGMVALLREAFGDWDKGAVPAVTIPAVAESDFKTGLVRFVNKETSQTHLRVGHLTIRETHPDYVAVAIANDILGGSSFRSRLFNDVRTKRGLAYSVGSGLRASVYDEGVWLMRAETKLSSTQEVVNRFVANMERMRSEPVTDAELEEAKEAYVNSFVFSFTSASSIVARLMDLEYDGLPKDWLQQIRDKVVKLTKDDILRAAKTHFNPERLRILAVGAGNALSNVLASFGEVKEITLAPES; encoded by the coding sequence ATGAGGCGCGTCATTCGTGAAGTGGAGAGAGGAATTTTGATGAGGAAACCGATGGGACGAATGTCGTGTGTGGCCATGGTGCTCATGCTCCTGTTGCAAGTGACGGTGGGATGGGCGGCGGACCTGGCGACGGAGAATCCGCGCACGATGCGGTTCCCGACGGTGGAGTTCAATCCGCCGGATGCGGAGCGGCTGGTGCTGGACAACGGCATGGTGGTGTACCTGCTCGAAGACCACGAGTTGCCGCTGGTGACGATCAATGCAACCCTCAGGACCGGCAGTTGGCTGGATCCGGCGGAGAAGGTCGGTCTCGCGGGGATGACCGGCGCAGCGATGCGCACCGGTGGATCGGCCACCATGTCGCCGGACGAGGTTGATGAAGAGTTGGAACAGTTGGCGGCCACCATCTCCATCGGTTTCAGCAAAGAGTCCGGGTCCGCCTCTCTCGATGTCCTGAAGAAGGACCTGAAGCGGGGGCTGCAGATCTTTGCCGACCTGTTGCGGCGGCCGGCATTTGAGCAGAGCCGGGTCGAGCTGGCGAAGTTGCAGGCGCTCGAGGGAATCCGGCGCCGGCAGGACAGTCCCGGCTCCATCGTGGGACGGGAATTCGCGAAGCTGCTCTATGGCCCGACCCATCCCAGCGCGCGGGAAACCTCGGTGCGTTCGATCGACTCGATCACCCGCGAAGATCTGGCGGCTTTTCATCAACAGACCGTTCATCCCAACGGCATCATTCTCGGCGTGACCGGCGATTTCGAAAAGGCCGGCATGGTGGCGCTGTTGCGCGAAGCCTTCGGGGATTGGGACAAAGGGGCTGTGCCTGCTGTCACGATTCCGGCTGTGGCGGAGTCCGACTTCAAGACCGGCCTGGTGCGATTCGTGAACAAGGAGACCTCGCAAACCCATTTGCGCGTGGGTCACTTGACGATCCGGGAAACCCATCCCGATTACGTGGCGGTGGCGATCGCCAACGACATCCTGGGCGGCAGTTCATTCCGTAGCCGGCTGTTTAACGACGTGCGCACGAAGCGCGGGCTGGCCTATTCCGTCGGCAGCGGCCTGCGGGCCAGTGTGTATGATGAAGGCGTCTGGCTGATGCGCGCGGAGACCAAGCTCTCGTCCACGCAGGAGGTGGTGAATCGCTTCGTGGCCAATATGGAGCGCATGCGCAGTGAGCCGGTGACGGATGCCGAGCTGGAGGAAGCGAAAGAAGCCTACGTGAATTCGTTTGTCTTCTCATTCACCAGCGCGTCGAGTATCGTGGCGCGCCTCATGGATCTCGAATATGACGGTCTGCCAAAAGATTGGCTGCAGCAGATCCGGGACAAGGTGGTGAAGCTGACCAAGGACGATATCCTACGGGCGGCAAAGACGCATTTTAATCCCGAACGGTTGCGGATTCTCGCCGTCGGAGCCGGCAACGCCTTGTCGAACGTGTTGGCGAGTTTTGGCGAGGTGAAGGAGATTACGCTGGCGCCGGAGAGTTGA
- a CDS encoding hydrogenase: protein MSASTQLGSQLVDLCSVLLLLCCFAIVAQRRLSACVDLFALQSAFLAATAALVAFLTGHKHIYFAAALTIVIKVIVLPRILRKVIERLNVSRELGMNVNIPAGLLICGTLVIIAFFITQPIIPLGYLLTRDSLAIALAIILIGFFTMIARQKAITQMVGFLVMENGVFLGATAAAYGMPLIVELGVFFDVLVAGLIVGIYTHRLQDTFDSVDTSTLTVLKE from the coding sequence GTGTCGGCTTCCACCCAATTGGGCTCACAACTCGTCGACCTCTGCTCGGTCCTGCTGCTGCTCTGTTGTTTTGCGATCGTGGCGCAGCGTCGATTGTCGGCCTGTGTGGATCTGTTTGCGCTGCAGTCCGCGTTTCTGGCGGCGACCGCCGCGCTCGTCGCATTTCTGACCGGACATAAGCACATTTATTTCGCGGCGGCCCTGACGATCGTCATCAAAGTAATCGTGCTGCCTCGCATTCTCCGGAAGGTCATCGAGCGTCTGAATGTTTCCCGTGAGCTTGGGATGAATGTCAACATTCCGGCGGGCCTGCTGATCTGCGGCACGTTGGTGATCATCGCGTTCTTTATCACGCAGCCCATCATTCCGCTCGGCTACCTGCTGACGCGCGATTCTCTGGCCATTGCGCTGGCCATTATTTTGATCGGATTTTTCACTATGATCGCCCGCCAGAAGGCGATCACGCAGATGGTCGGCTTTCTGGTCATGGAGAACGGAGTCTTCCTGGGCGCTACGGCGGCCGCGTACGGCATGCCGCTGATCGTTGAATTGGGCGTGTTCTTCGATGTGCTGGTGGCCGGGTTGATTGTCGGCATTTACACGCATCGGTTGCAGGATACATTCGATAGCGTGGACACCAGCACGCTGACGGTGCTGAAGGAATGA
- a CDS encoding insulinase family protein — MISIERARTIGMVVFTGMLTAAASAYAESPSLADRVIEHKLANGMTVLMVERHQAPIVSINMTFGVGGVNEQVGLTGLAHLYEHMAFKGTRTIGTRDPQREQAVLDELTMVGDELDRRERDEAARAQMDGKPPVVSQEVQQLQRRFKELQEKAGEYVVGNEMALLYQRHGGVGLNASTGKDITRYVISLPANRLPLWAALESDRMAHPVLREFYKERGVVMEERRLRTDDSPTGLLYETFTSTAFQAHQYGVPTIGWGSDIMALTPAATEAFFKTYYGPNNATVAIVGDIQPKEVIALIEQTFGKIPAAPPIPALVTEEPPQRGERRVEIEFDAEPALAIGYHKPTIGHPDDFVFDVIDEVLTEGVTSRLYSTLVRDKRLAASVMSDTNYPGVRAPNLFVIAATPLAPHTTAEVESAIYEELERLKTEPISAKEFERVLNGLDADLVRSLRSNSGLASQLAFYQTVAGTWRYVVNARARIAAVTPADVQRVASQYLTKLNRTVGVLVKKAPDKKMAAVGEVAR, encoded by the coding sequence ATGATCAGCATCGAACGGGCGCGCACAATCGGTATGGTGGTCTTCACCGGCATGCTTACGGCGGCGGCGTCCGCGTATGCGGAATCCCCGAGCCTGGCCGACCGGGTCATCGAACACAAACTGGCGAACGGGATGACGGTATTGATGGTCGAACGGCATCAAGCGCCGATCGTCAGCATCAACATGACGTTCGGGGTCGGCGGCGTCAATGAACAGGTGGGGCTGACCGGCCTGGCGCATTTGTACGAACACATGGCGTTTAAAGGCACGCGGACCATAGGCACGCGGGATCCCCAGCGGGAACAGGCGGTGCTGGACGAGTTGACCATGGTGGGGGATGAGCTTGACCGCCGCGAGCGCGACGAAGCCGCCCGCGCGCAAATGGACGGGAAGCCGCCTGTGGTGTCGCAGGAGGTACAACAGCTGCAACGGCGGTTCAAAGAATTGCAGGAGAAAGCGGGCGAGTACGTCGTGGGCAACGAGATGGCGCTGTTGTATCAACGTCACGGCGGGGTCGGCCTCAATGCCTCGACCGGCAAAGACATCACACGATATGTGATCAGCCTTCCGGCCAACCGGTTGCCGCTGTGGGCGGCGTTGGAATCCGACCGGATGGCGCATCCTGTGTTGCGTGAATTCTATAAGGAGCGGGGCGTGGTCATGGAGGAGCGGCGGCTCCGGACCGACGACAGCCCGACCGGCCTGCTGTACGAGACCTTTACCTCCACGGCTTTCCAAGCGCATCAGTACGGGGTGCCCACGATCGGCTGGGGCTCGGACATCATGGCCCTCACGCCGGCGGCCACGGAAGCCTTCTTCAAAACCTATTACGGCCCGAACAACGCGACGGTCGCCATTGTTGGCGATATTCAGCCGAAGGAGGTGATTGCGTTGATCGAGCAGACCTTCGGCAAGATTCCGGCTGCGCCGCCCATTCCGGCGTTGGTGACCGAAGAGCCGCCGCAACGCGGGGAGCGTCGGGTCGAAATCGAATTTGATGCCGAACCGGCGCTGGCGATCGGCTATCACAAACCTACCATCGGTCATCCTGACGATTTCGTCTTCGATGTGATCGACGAAGTGCTGACCGAAGGGGTCACCTCGCGCTTGTACAGCACGCTGGTGCGGGATAAGCGGCTTGCGGCTTCCGTAATGTCGGATACGAACTACCCGGGCGTTCGTGCGCCGAATCTGTTCGTGATTGCGGCGACCCCGCTGGCGCCCCATACGACGGCGGAAGTGGAATCGGCGATTTATGAAGAACTCGAACGATTGAAGACGGAACCGATCTCGGCGAAGGAGTTCGAGCGGGTCCTCAACGGACTTGATGCGGATCTGGTGCGGTCGTTGCGCTCCAATAGCGGCCTGGCCTCGCAGTTGGCGTTTTATCAGACCGTGGCCGGCACCTGGCGGTATGTGGTGAATGCGCGCGCCCGGATCGCAGCCGTGACGCCCGCCGATGTGCAGCGGGTGGCCTCGCAGTATTTGACGAAGCTGAATCGGACGGTCGGGGTCCTGGTGAAGAAGGCGCCCGATAAAAAAATGGCGGCAGTTGGTGAGGTGGCTCGATGA
- a CDS encoding zinc ribbon domain-containing protein — protein sequence MKRSSPPDPLLRQTVPASTWVRFVEQWLLITEESVNPFSFAGRVLVFLLLVWWGWRLSTTPLETNYTGESFLHLVNLPFHEAGHLIFMPFGRFMTILGGSLGQILMPLVCLGTFLIKTRDPFGGSVALWWTAENFMDVAPYINDARKMDLILLGGFTGKEVDAHDWNNLLTMLGWLQYDHGLAKVAYGIGTVLMLGSLCWGAALLRRQSRRLDW from the coding sequence ATGAAACGATCCTCGCCTCCAGATCCCCTGCTGCGCCAGACGGTGCCCGCATCGACTTGGGTACGGTTCGTTGAACAGTGGCTACTCATCACGGAAGAATCGGTCAATCCGTTCTCCTTCGCCGGGCGCGTGCTGGTGTTCCTGTTGCTGGTCTGGTGGGGTTGGCGGTTGAGCACCACGCCGCTCGAGACCAATTACACCGGCGAATCGTTCCTGCACTTGGTCAACCTGCCGTTTCACGAGGCCGGGCACCTGATCTTCATGCCCTTCGGGCGATTCATGACCATCCTCGGCGGCAGTCTCGGGCAGATCCTCATGCCGCTGGTCTGTCTGGGCACATTTCTCATCAAGACGCGTGATCCCTTCGGCGGGTCGGTGGCGCTCTGGTGGACGGCGGAAAATTTCATGGATGTCGCGCCCTATATCAACGATGCCCGCAAGATGGATCTGATTCTGCTTGGCGGGTTTACCGGCAAAGAAGTGGATGCGCATGATTGGAACAATCTCCTGACCATGCTGGGGTGGTTGCAGTACGATCATGGTTTGGCGAAGGTGGCGTATGGCATCGGTACCGTCCTGATGCTGGGATCGTTGTGCTGGGGCGCGGCGCTTCTACGGCGGCAATCCCGTCGGCTGGATTGGTAA
- the hyfB gene encoding hydrogenase 4 subunit B yields the protein MMTTLLTVLFVCYLLGALLPLCTTRLHLHNRLAHGCAAAAGAVGIVLGVAGLLSTAPLTLSLASNIPYLTFAVRLDPLAAFFVLTISLVGLAASMYAHGYVGEYAGRVSIGVIGSLLNGFLLSMTLVVLADNGFFFLILWEVMSLLSYALVVTEHEKPGVREAGLFYLIMTHVGTAFIILTFLIFSQETGSFSFEAFRHPDQQLPEGLRSIAFFTALIGFGAKAGIVPLHVWLPYAHPAAPSHISALMSGVMIKTAIYGLIRVYFDFMGGEFPWWWGFTVLVAGTVSALLGVMYALMEHDLKSLLAFHSVENIGIILLGIGAGMIFHTYGLHELAALGLLAGLYHTLNHAAFKALLFLGAGALQFATHTRQIEEYGGLLRRMPWTGACFLIGAVSIAALPPSNGFVSEWLVFQSLFLSFQLPTLFLKLMLPIAAAMLALTGALALACFAKAFGISFLAQPRSARARQAKEVPRSMRVGMGFLAGLCIVLGLAPMLVVPLLDRVTAPLTGAAISSQVLALDGWVVAPVTVEFSSISTPVLAMLLAGAGALGLLIARLYGRELRARYYKTWGCGLNLTPRMEYTATGFAQPIKQVFETIYQPTVKLEQEFLEQSKYFIKHQRFESHIEPVFEKYLYRPVVAFLLATADRLRIIQAGSLHLYLTYIFVTLVLLLLWAG from the coding sequence GTGATGACCACCCTCCTGACCGTTCTGTTCGTCTGTTATCTTCTGGGGGCGCTGCTGCCCCTCTGCACAACGCGCCTCCATCTTCACAATCGTCTTGCCCATGGTTGTGCCGCTGCAGCGGGTGCCGTTGGGATCGTCCTCGGTGTAGCGGGGCTTCTCTCAACGGCGCCGTTGACCCTCTCGCTTGCTTCCAACATTCCGTATCTGACCTTTGCAGTCCGTCTGGATCCGCTAGCGGCGTTCTTCGTGCTGACCATTTCACTGGTTGGGCTGGCCGCATCGATGTATGCGCATGGCTACGTCGGTGAGTATGCCGGCCGTGTGTCGATTGGAGTCATAGGTTCCCTCCTCAACGGTTTTTTGCTCTCCATGACCCTGGTGGTCCTGGCCGACAACGGGTTCTTCTTCCTGATCCTCTGGGAAGTCATGTCCCTGCTATCGTATGCGCTCGTTGTGACGGAGCACGAGAAGCCCGGCGTCCGCGAGGCCGGGTTGTTCTATCTCATCATGACGCACGTCGGCACCGCGTTCATCATCCTCACGTTTTTGATCTTTTCCCAGGAAACCGGCTCCTTCTCCTTCGAGGCGTTTCGCCACCCCGACCAGCAGCTTCCTGAGGGATTGCGATCGATCGCGTTTTTCACGGCCTTGATCGGCTTCGGTGCGAAGGCCGGCATCGTTCCGTTGCATGTGTGGCTGCCCTACGCGCATCCCGCCGCCCCCTCCCACATCTCGGCCCTGATGTCGGGGGTCATGATCAAGACCGCCATCTACGGGTTGATCCGGGTGTACTTCGATTTCATGGGTGGGGAATTCCCCTGGTGGTGGGGCTTCACGGTGTTGGTCGCCGGTACGGTGTCGGCGCTCCTGGGTGTCATGTATGCCTTGATGGAACATGACCTGAAGAGCCTGCTGGCGTTTCACAGTGTGGAAAACATCGGCATCATCCTGCTGGGGATCGGCGCAGGGATGATCTTTCATACCTATGGCTTGCATGAACTGGCTGCGCTCGGATTACTGGCGGGTTTGTACCATACCCTCAACCATGCGGCGTTCAAGGCGCTGTTGTTTCTGGGCGCGGGAGCGCTGCAGTTTGCGACCCATACGAGACAGATCGAGGAGTACGGCGGCTTGCTTCGACGCATGCCCTGGACAGGCGCTTGTTTCCTGATCGGCGCCGTCTCCATTGCCGCGCTTCCGCCCAGCAACGGTTTCGTCAGCGAATGGCTGGTCTTTCAGAGTTTGTTTCTCAGCTTCCAGCTGCCGACCCTGTTTCTCAAGTTGATGTTGCCGATTGCCGCTGCGATGTTGGCTTTGACGGGCGCGCTGGCGCTGGCTTGTTTTGCAAAGGCGTTCGGGATCTCGTTTCTGGCGCAGCCGCGCAGCGCCCGTGCCCGCCAGGCAAAGGAAGTTCCCCGGTCGATGCGGGTCGGGATGGGCTTTTTGGCGGGGCTCTGCATAGTGCTGGGGCTGGCGCCCATGCTGGTCGTCCCATTGTTGGATCGGGTCACGGCTCCGTTGACCGGTGCGGCCATCAGTTCACAAGTGCTGGCGCTCGACGGCTGGGTGGTGGCGCCGGTGACGGTGGAGTTTTCAAGCATCTCGACGCCGGTGCTTGCCATGCTCCTGGCCGGGGCAGGGGCGTTGGGGCTGCTGATTGCCAGGCTCTACGGGAGGGAGCTTCGCGCCCGCTATTACAAGACCTGGGGCTGCGGGCTGAATCTGACGCCTCGCATGGAATACACCGCGACCGGCTTCGCGCAACCAATCAAGCAGGTCTTCGAAACCATCTACCAGCCGACGGTGAAGTTGGAGCAAGAGTTTCTGGAACAGTCGAAGTACTTCATTAAGCATCAACGGTTCGAGTCGCACATCGAGCCGGTCTTCGAGAAATACCTCTATCGGCCGGTGGTGGCATTCCTGCTGGCGACAGCCGACCGGCTGCGCATCATTCAGGCCGGCAGTCTTCATCTGTATCTCACCTACATTTTTGTGACGCTGGTGCTGTTGTTGTTATGGGCGGGGTAG
- a CDS encoding MBL fold metallo-hydrolase has protein sequence MPLEDELGDIIKKARTGQQRSVADVARAGALPEAAVSGLERGQPPRSREQVQAVARALGLRAEQLAQVAEGWVPEALPSSIRHVETILGSVGSYEVKGYIVHDRGEAVIVDTAYNADAMLEMLAARKLRLRAICLTHGHSDHADGIDVILRASPVPVYLGSDDLDLLSWRPSQEALHEPRQDGTLQVGGLRLRFMPTPGHTPGGVCYRLEEAGEPICFVGDTLFAGSIGRSNPAGLYQAHLDSVRQRVLALSPDTRLFPGHGPATTVREELLHNPFAM, from the coding sequence ATGCCGCTTGAAGACGAACTGGGCGATATCATCAAGAAGGCCCGGACCGGGCAGCAGCGATCGGTAGCTGATGTGGCCCGCGCCGGTGCTCTTCCCGAGGCGGCCGTGAGCGGATTGGAGCGTGGCCAGCCTCCGCGAAGTCGCGAGCAGGTGCAAGCGGTGGCCCGTGCATTGGGGCTGAGGGCAGAGCAGCTGGCGCAAGTGGCGGAGGGATGGGTTCCGGAGGCGCTCCCATCGTCCATCAGGCATGTGGAGACGATCCTTGGCTCAGTCGGCAGTTACGAGGTCAAAGGCTACATCGTGCATGATCGCGGGGAAGCGGTGATCGTCGATACCGCGTACAACGCCGATGCCATGTTGGAGATGCTGGCCGCACGGAAGTTGCGCTTACGGGCGATTTGCCTGACGCACGGCCATTCCGACCATGCTGATGGGATTGACGTCATTTTGAGAGCCAGTCCGGTGCCGGTCTATCTCGGGTCTGACGATCTCGATCTCCTCAGCTGGCGTCCCTCGCAGGAGGCGCTGCACGAGCCCCGGCAGGATGGAACGCTGCAGGTGGGCGGGCTGAGGCTGCGGTTCATGCCGACTCCCGGCCACACTCCCGGCGGGGTCTGTTATCGTCTCGAAGAAGCAGGTGAACCTATCTGTTTTGTGGGCGACACCCTGTTTGCCGGCTCAATTGGCCGTTCGAATCCGGCCGGACTGTATCAGGCACATCTCGACTCCGTCCGTCAGCGCGTGCTGGCCCTGTCTCCGGACACGCGGCTTTTTCCGGGGCATGGACCGGCCACGACGGTTCGCGAAGAGCTCCTGCATAATCCGTTCGCGATGTAA
- a CDS encoding site-2 protease family protein, which yields MNRDESDQNRSSGERLSSLEDSEEDEWVEDERPGFSALLLPGLLFLLTVFTVLWAGAYQTNTNPLVGPWNFLVDDPGSLWKGIPFAATLLGILVTHELGHYVLSRLHGVPTSLPLFVPGLPHFVGTFGAIIRMRAPLTDRRALFDIGVAGPIAGFVVAVIALVIGLRLSTVVPVQGNYGMHLGEPLLLQFASWVVIGPLPPTADVILHPVGFAAWFGLFITSLNLLPIGQLDGGHVAYALLGERQRSVAVALVPILMVFGWLGWKGWFLWVGLAGLMGLAHPPVRNPGRELGAARGLIGWIALLIFAVTFSWEPFILR from the coding sequence ATGAACCGCGACGAGTCGGATCAGAACCGCTCTTCTGGTGAACGGCTCTCTTCGCTTGAGGACAGCGAAGAGGACGAATGGGTTGAAGATGAGCGTCCGGGCTTCTCCGCGCTATTACTCCCGGGACTGCTGTTTCTTCTCACCGTGTTTACCGTGTTATGGGCTGGAGCCTACCAAACGAACACCAATCCCCTGGTTGGGCCTTGGAACTTTCTTGTCGACGACCCCGGCTCGTTATGGAAGGGTATTCCCTTTGCTGCGACGTTACTGGGCATTCTCGTCACCCATGAACTGGGTCACTATGTGTTGTCGCGCCTGCATGGGGTGCCGACCTCGCTGCCGTTGTTCGTGCCGGGGCTGCCGCATTTTGTGGGGACGTTCGGGGCGATTATCCGGATGCGCGCGCCGCTGACCGATCGCCGGGCATTGTTCGATATCGGGGTTGCCGGTCCGATTGCCGGATTTGTCGTTGCGGTGATTGCCCTCGTGATCGGGCTCCGGCTGTCGACGGTCGTGCCGGTTCAAGGCAATTACGGCATGCACCTGGGCGAACCATTGTTACTTCAATTCGCCTCGTGGGTTGTGATCGGCCCGCTGCCGCCAACTGCGGATGTGATTCTGCATCCGGTCGGATTTGCCGCGTGGTTCGGCCTCTTCATTACGTCGCTCAATCTGTTGCCGATCGGTCAACTCGATGGCGGGCATGTCGCCTATGCTCTCCTGGGAGAGCGACAGCGTAGTGTGGCGGTCGCCCTTGTCCCGATCCTCATGGTGTTCGGTTGGCTGGGGTGGAAAGGGTGGTTCTTGTGGGTCGGGCTTGCCGGCTTGATGGGCTTGGCCCATCCGCCGGTGCGGAATCCCGGTCGCGAATTGGGCGCCGCCCGCGGGCTGATCGGATGGATCGCCCTGCTTATTTTCGCCGTGACCTTCTCCTGGGAACCGTTCATTCTGCGCTGA